One genomic window of Rhizobium sp. NZLR1 includes the following:
- the msuE gene encoding FMN reductase has product MSAYKLVGLAGSFNRPSKTLALVENIAGLAGATYGFDNTLYDLTDVGPSLGQALRRDDLDIRAKEVIDDIVNADLLVIGAPTYKGSYPGLFKHLIDLIDPHELRAKPIIITATGGGERHALMVEHQLRPLFGFFMSHTLPTAVYASDRDFTDYRVASEPLSNRITEVVGELAAFFPSRGHALIAAE; this is encoded by the coding sequence ATGTCTGCTTACAAACTGGTTGGCCTTGCGGGTAGCTTCAACCGCCCCTCGAAGACCTTAGCGCTTGTCGAAAACATTGCCGGCCTCGCCGGTGCGACATACGGCTTCGACAACACCCTCTACGACCTCACCGATGTCGGCCCCTCGCTTGGCCAGGCGCTGCGCCGTGACGATCTCGACATTCGCGCAAAGGAAGTCATCGACGACATCGTCAATGCCGATCTGCTGGTCATCGGAGCGCCGACCTACAAGGGCAGCTATCCCGGCCTCTTCAAGCATCTGATCGACCTGATCGACCCGCATGAGTTGCGCGCCAAACCAATCATCATCACCGCGACCGGCGGCGGCGAGCGCCATGCACTGATGGTCGAGCATCAGTTGCGCCCGCTCTTTGGCTTCTTCATGTCGCATACGCTGCCGACGGCCGTCTACGCGTCCGACCGCGACTTCACCGATTACCGTGTCGCATCCGAACCGCTTTCCAACCGCATCACCGAGGTTGTCGGTGAGCTCGCGGCCTTCTTTCCCAGCCGGGGTCACGCTCTTATCGCTGCCGAATGA